The DNA sequence CCGGGACCAATCCGAACAGACGATCCGGACCATCCGCCAGCATGGCCTGGATGTCCTGATCGTGGTCGGGGGGGATGGGAGCCTCTCCATCGCCAACGAGCTTGCCGCGCTGGGCGTCCGGGTGATCGGCGTGCCCAAGACGATCGACAACGACCTCGCAGCCACCGATGTCACATTCGGTTTCGACTCCGCGCTGGCCATCGCGACCGAAGCGGTCGACAGGCTTCACACGACGGCGATGAGCCACCAGCGGGTGATGGTCCTCGAGGTGATGGGTCGCTACGCGGGATGGATCGCGCTCGAATCCGGCCTGGCGGGGGGCGGCGACGTGATCCTGATTCCCGAGATCCCTTTCGACATCGAGAAGGTCGCCGAGGCGATCAGAGAGAGGGGCTACAAGGGGCGCTCCTTCGCGATCGTCGTCGTCGCGGAGGGAGCGAAGCCGATCGGCGGAGAGCTGATCGTGCGGCGACGGATCGAAGAGTCCACCGACCCTCTCAGGTTGGGCGGAATCGGAAACTGGGTGGCCGCCCAGCTCGAGGCGCGGCTCGAGATGGAAACGCGGGCGACGGTCCTGGGGCACCTCCAGCGCGGCGGGATCCCGACCCCGTTCGACCGGGTTCTCGGGACGCGCTTCGGCGTCCACGCGGTTCGCGCGGCCGTGGCGGGGGAGTCGAGCGTGATGGTCGCGCTGCGCGGGCGCGAGATTGTGACGGTCCCGCTGACCGAGGCGGTCGCCCATCTGCGACTTGTCGATCCCGCAGGCGAACTGGTGCGCGCCTCTCGAAGCGTCGGGACGACCTTTGGCGACTAGATGCAAGCAGGCCGGTCCGGCCCGCGTTGACACCGGAGGGGCCGCGCCCTAGCTTCAAGAACGTGACCCGAGCGTCACCCCTCCACCGCGCTGAACGCGGGTCGATCCTCGGGGGGCGCAAGAGGCAAAGGGTGAGGAGGAGCGTGTGCGCGAGATCCGCCCGATTCCGTCCCTCTCGCTTCTCGGGGCGCTCATCCTCGTCGCTCTGGCTCCCTGCGCTTCGATCCCCTGCCTCGATCGCCTCGCGAGCGGCGGCGAGGCCCGCGCATCCACATGGCGAGAACCTCCGGTCGCGAGGAATCAGGAGCGCCCCCGGTTCCTGTTCGATGCCGGCGCGATCTGGGGGCTCGGCGGACCCGCGCTCGAGATCGTCGTCGAGATTCCATATCCCGAGCTGATGTTCCGGCTGGAGGATGGCGCTTACCGCGCCGCCTTCGACCTGATCGTCGTGCTGCGCCAGGGGAAGCGCCAGATCGGAGGGGACCTCTGGCACGAATCGATCGCCGCGCGCTCCCAGGCGGAGACTCGTTCCCGTTCGAGCATCTACCGGCGGAGGTTGATCCTGCCCGCCCGGCCCGGGGAGATCGACGTCGAGGTCACGGTCAGCGAGACCGCGTCCGGGAACGAGGGGCGCGTGCGCCAGCGGATCGACGTGCGTGATCTCAAGAAAGATGAGGTGCGGATCGAGAAGATCTGGTTCGAGCGATGCCCGACCGATTCCGCTTCCTCGCCGCGGGCGGGACCGGTGGAGACGATCGTCTCCCGCCGCTTCGGCTCCTCCGCGGGACCGGTCTGCGTGCGCTCGTCGGCGAGAATGCGCGGGATCGACCCGGAGGCGGGCCTCAGGGCTTCCTGGAAGGTGGTCGGGGCGAGAAGAGAGGCGATCCTCCAGGGGGACCTGACGCCCGCCTCGATCGGCGACAGCGTCCCTCTCTCCTTCCGGCTTCCCCTCGAGACGCTCTGGCTGGGGGGATACGAGCTTCTGATCGACATCGAGATCGCAAGGAAGAAGGCGACGCGGCTCGTCGCCTTCGAGATGGACGAAACGATGGTCAGCCTCGATCACAACCCTGAGGAGAGCATCGCGCTCATCCGCTACATCGCCTCCGTGGAGGAGATCGCGCTCCTCGAGGACGCCGATCCGGCCGTGAGGGGCAAGGCCTGGGATGAGTTCTGGAGAAAGCGCGACCCGACGCCCGGCACCGATGTCAACGAGTTC is a window from the Candidatus Eisenbacteria bacterium genome containing:
- a CDS encoding ATP-dependent 6-phosphofructokinase produces the protein RDQSEQTIRTIRQHGLDVLIVVGGDGSLSIANELAALGVRVIGVPKTIDNDLAATDVTFGFDSALAIATEAVDRLHTTAMSHQRVMVLEVMGRYAGWIALESGLAGGGDVILIPEIPFDIEKVAEAIRERGYKGRSFAIVVVAEGAKPIGGELIVRRRIEESTDPLRLGGIGNWVAAQLEARLEMETRATVLGHLQRGGIPTPFDRVLGTRFGVHAVRAAVAGESSVMVALRGREIVTVPLTEAVAHLRLVDPAGELVRASRSVGTTFGD